The Deinococcus aquaticus genomic interval TGATCGGCGGCCGCGCCGCCCAGTTCGTGCTGCTCGGGCTGCAACAAGCGTGACCGTTCCCGGCCGCCGCCGCGCCCCGGCTGACCCGCAGGTGACTCTCCCCGCACGATCCTCATGTTCAGTTCATGAGGTCCGGCAGGGGACCGCGTAGGGTGACAACGACATGAAGCCCCGCTCCCTGACCCTGACGCTCGCCGCCGGCCTGATCCTGACCGGCGCCGCAGCCGCCGTGCCCGTGAAGCTCGGCAACGTCCCCGTGACCGTCGAACCCAACGCGAAACTGCTGACCCTCAGCGCCGCCGGCATCCGCAGCGCCTTCCCCAGCGCCGCTGGCCGCCCCGACGCCGTGTTCATGACCGAGGACCGCAAGGTCAGCGTCGCCTTCGAGTGGCGCGCCAGCAAACTCGCCGCGAACGAGGTGTCCAAACTCGTCGAGCAGTTCCCCGGCGTGATCCGCGCGCAGGTGCCGAACGTCAAGAGCCTCAAGGCGAACCTCGTCACGCTCGGCGGCTCCCCCTGGGCGCAGTTCGTGTTCACCACCCCCAGCCAGGGCGACGAACTGCGCCGCGAACTGATGGTCACCAGCGTCGGCGGCCGCATGCTGGTCATGACCATCGCCGGGAACGTCAAGGACTACAGCCGCAACGAGGCGGTCGTGCGCAACCTCGCCAACAGCGTCCGCGTGAACTGACGCAGGCCTGACAGCAGGTGGGCGGCCCCGGTTCTGCACGGGGCCGCCCATCTCACCTATGCAGGGTGGAATGGTCCTTGAACACCATCCACCCGAGTCCGTCTCACATCGCGGCGGGAATCTCGATACCGATCAGGGCCAGGGTCTCCTCGAAGGCCACGCGCAGGCGGGCCACCAGGGCGAGGCGGGCTTCGCGCAGGCCCTCGGGGCTGGCCAGGACGTTCGTGGCGGGTTTGCCCTGCTTGTCCCTGGCGTTGTACCAGGCGTTGAAGGCGGTGGCGAGGTCCAGTGCGTACTGCGCTACCACGTGCGGGGAGTGCGCGCGGACGCTCTGCGCGACGACTTCCGGGAGTTTCGCGACCGTCTTGGCCAGCGCGAGGTCGATGTCGGGCAGGGCGTCCCAGGCGGCGCCGGTACCGTCGGTGGCGTACCCGGCCTCGGCACCCTTGCGCAGGATGTTCGCGGCGCGCACGGCGGCGTACTGCACGTAGGGGGCGGTGTCGCCGTTCAGGGCGAGGGCCTGCTCCCAGCGGAAGTCGATCTTGCGGGTGGGTTCGGCCTTCAGCATGGCGAAGCGGATGGCACCGGTGCCGATGCGGCGGGCGATCTCGGCGGCGTCCTCGCGGGCGGCGAGAGCCGGGTTGAGTTCCGTGAGGGCCGAAAGCGCGCGGGTCTGCGCCTCGTCCATGGCGGCGTCGGCGCTGACGGTCACACCCTTGCGGCCGCTGATGGTCTGCCCTTCGAGGGTCACGAAGGCGTACGACAGGTGGATGCTGCGCGCTTCCTTCTCGGTCTCACCGGCCACGCCCAGGGACGCCTTGACGATCTTCTGCGGGTGCTCCTGGCGGGAGTCGATCACGTTGATGACTTCCTGCGCGTGCCCGAAGCGGCCTTCCGCGTCGGGCTGGCCGTCGGGGGCGCTGGTCCAGATGGTGTTGCCTTCGGGGTCGGTGGTGAACGGCTTGAACTTCATGCCCTCGAACAGGCCGAACTTCCAGAACTGGTAGCCCACGTCCTTGGCGACGTACATGGCGGTGCCGTCCGTGCGGCGCAGCACCACGTTCGATTCCTCCAGGTTGGGCATGAAGGCCGAGACGTCCATCACGAACGCCCCGGCGAACTTGCCCTCGGTGGGGTGACTGGTGTACGGGCTGCCTTCCAGGATGTTCAGGCCGTGCCCGAGGAAGCCGCTGCCGACCACGTCGGACTCCCAGGCCAGCAGGTCGTAGCGGGCGCCCAGGCGGAAGCAGGTCTGAAGGTGCGCGTGCACGATCTTCTCGACCTCTCCGCGCAGCTCACCGGCTTCCAGGCGGTGCATGATCGCCGTGATTCCGGCCTCCAGTTCGGCCTTGGCGGGGTCGGCGTTCAGGCGCACGTAGCCTTCGCCCATCCAGTGGTCGTACTTCTGAAGGCCGTCCCAGGTCAGGCCGTAGTGCGCGGCGGCGAACAGGCTCTCGGCCGCCTGACGGCCGGTGTCGTCGATGTAGTTCTGCACCTCGACCGTGTGCCCGGCCGCACGGAAGATGCGGGCCATGGAGTCGCCCAGCACCACGTTGCGCAGGTGCCCCACGTGCAGTTCCTTGTTCGGGTTGACGCTGGTGTGCTCGATCACGACCTTGCCGCCCAGGGCGGGCATAGCGAAGGGCTGCTCGACCACGCCGCGCACGAACGCGGCCACGTCCACGAAGAAGTTCAGGAACGGCCCGGCGGCCTCCACGCGGCTGATGCCCTGGGGCAGCACGACTGCCTGGGCAAGCTGCTGCGCGACCTGCACGGGATTCCCGCCGAGCGTCTTGGCGATCTGGAACGCAGCGGGCGTGCCGTAATCGCCGGGTTTGGTGGCCGGGGTTTCCTGAATTGCCACGTCGAGCGGCGCGCCGAGCCCGGCCGCCGCCGTCTCGACCGCCTGTTTGAGTTGAGCCTTGAGGTCCATAACCTGGGAGTTTACCAGCGGGCGGCCCCGGTGCGGGTCCGCCCGGGCCGCTCCTGCCCCGTGTCATACGGATTCCGTCTGTTTCGTTGACAACCCGGAACATCACCGGGTGGTCAACTCCACGCCCGGAACCCGCTCCGCTCCTACTCGCTCCGCTCGGATTGAACGGCTTTGTAAGCCATTCAATCGGAGTCCGCATCAGAACACGCGCGGGTTGGGCGGGTCGTTCAGGGTCATGCCGTCCGGGGCTTCGTCGGCCCAGACGGTCATGCTGGTCAGGCGGGCGTTCCCGAAGGTGGTGGTGAAGGCCACGTCCGAGGCGTCACGGCCCTGCGCGATGATGATGCGCCCGGCGCGGGGGCGGTTGTGGCGGGCGTCGAAGGTGCGCCACTGCCCGTCGATGAACGCCTCGAACCACGCGTGGAAGTCCATGGGGACCGGGTCGGGCTTGATGTCGATGTCGGGCAGGTACCCGCACACATACCGGGCGGGAATGTTCAGGGCGCGGCAGTACGCGACGCCCATGTGCGCGAAGTCCCGGCACACGGCCCGGCCACTGTCGAGCGCCTGACTGGCGGTGGTGCTGCTGGTGCTGCCGGCCCCGTACCGGCAACTGGCGTACAGGAATTCGCTGATGGCCTGCACGGTGGCCCACCCGCCCTGAATGTTCCCGAAGCGGGTCCAGGCGTCGTTGCTGATCAGGTCGCTGTCCACGTAGCGGCTGGGCAGCAGGTACGCGATGGTCTCGTCCGGCAGGGCTTCCACGGGGGTTTTCGGCAGGTCCGGCAGGATGGGGTCGGGGTTGCGGGTGATCTCGGCGATCAGGTCGTGCCCCAGCGTGAACGTGCCGGCGGGGGCCAGGGCGCGCCAGATGGTGTTGCCGTGCTGGTCCGTGAAGGTGTGAATGCCCTGCGCCTCGCCCAGTGCCTGCTGCTGCACGATGCGCTGGCGGGTGCCGGTGGGGTGCAAGCGGTCGGCGGGCTGCACGACGAACAGCATGGGCGTGGGGAACGGTACGTCGAAGGTCAGGCGGAAGCCCGCGCGAATCCGGACGGGGTTCAGGAACTCGGGCTGTGATTCCGGGAGGGTCGCGCGTGTGGGCTCGGACATGCGCTCCAGTGTGGGGCCTGAACGGCTGCGTGTGGGTGTGAACGCCAGACGAGCGGAAGTTCATGTTGCCCGGCTGGTCCGGGAAGGCAGATGCTCTAGGGTGGGCGGCATGAACCGACTGGCCCAGGAAAGCAGTCCGTACCTCGCGCAGCACGCCGACAACCCGGTGGACTGGTGGCCGTGGGGCCAGGAGGCGTTCGCGGAGGCGGCGCGGCGCGGCGTGCCGGTGCTGCTGTCCGTGGGGTACTCGACGTGCCACTGGTGTCACGTGATGGCGCACGAGAGTTTTGAGGACGAGGCGACGGCGGCGTTCATGAACCGGCACTTCGTGAACGTGAAGGTGGACCGTGAGGAGCGCCCGGACGTGGACGCGGTGTACATGGCGGCCACGCAGGCCATGACCGGACAGGGCGGCTGGCCCATGACGGTGTTCCTGACGGACGCGGGCGAGCCGTTCTACGCCGGGACGTACTTCCCGCCGCAGGACGGGCACGGCCTGCCGAGTTTCATGCGGGTCATGGGCAGCGTGGAGCGCGCGTGGCGTGAGGAGCGAGACAAACTGCTGGGGAACGCGCAGGCGCTGACCGAGCACGTGCGCGAGGCCGCCCAGCCCCGCCCGTCCGTGGGGTCGTTCGGGCCGGAGTTGCTGGAGCGGGGCGTGGAGAACCTGCGCCGCGCGTTCGACGCGGACCGTGGGGGCTTCGGCGGGGCGCCGAAATTCCCGGCCCCGACCACCCTGGATTTCCTGCTGACCCGCGCGGACGGGCGGCACATGGCGCTGCACACGCTGCGGCGCATGCTGGCGGGCGGCCTGCACGACCAGCTAGGCGGCGGCTTTCACCGCTACAGCGTGGACGATGCGTGGCGGGTGCCGCACTTCGAGAAGATGCTGTACGACAACGCGCAGCTCACACGGACCCTGCTGCGCGCCTATCAGGTCAGCGGTGACGGGGCGTTCGCGCAGGCGGCGCGGGCCGCGCTGGAGTACCTGCGCCGCGAGATGCTCTCCCCGGACGGCGGCTTCTACAGCGCGCAGGACGCCGACACGCACACCGAGCACGGCGGCGTGGAGGGCCTGACGTTCACCTGGACGTCCGCCGAGGTGCAGGCCGCGCTGGCGGCTGGCGGGCCGGGCCACGAGGAGGATGCGGCGCTGATCGCGCGGCACCTGGGCATCACGGACCCCGGTAACTTCGAGGACCCTCACCAGCGCTCGTACGGGCGGCGCAGCGTACCGTTCGTGGCTGCGCCCGTGCCGGATCTGGCAGCCGAACTGGGCCAGCCAGAAGCGGACGTGCAGGCCCGCCTGGACGGCCTGAAAGCCCGCCTGCTGACGGCGCGGCAGGCGCGGACGCAGCCCGGCACGGACGACAAGGTCCTGACCTCCTGGAACGGGCTGGCGCTGGCGGCCTTCGCGGACGCGGCGCGCATCCTGCGCGAACCTACGTACCTGGAGGTCGCGCACCGCAACGCCGATTTCGTGCGCGCGCACCTGCGCCAGCCGGACGGCACGCTGCGGCACGTCTGGAGCGGCGCCCAGGCGCGGGTGGACGGCCTGCTGGAGGATCACGCGCTGTACGCGCTGGGACTGATCGCGCTGTTCCAGGCAGGCGGTGACCCCGCCGACCTGCACTGGGCGCGCGAGCTGTGGCAGATCACGCAGCGGGACTTCTGGAACGACGAGGCGGGCGTGTTCATGGCGTCCGGCGGGCGGGCCGAGGCGCTACTGACCCGGCAGGCGCAAGGCTTCGACAGCGCCGTGATCAGCGACAACGCCGCCGGGGCGCTGCTGGCCCTGTGGATGGACCGCTACTTCGCCCTGCCCGGGGCCGAGGACACGGCCCGGCGCACCGTGCAGAGCTTCCGTGACGACATGCTGGCCGCCACCGGGGGCTTCGGGGGACTGTGGCAGGCCGCCGCGTTCCTGCACGCCCCGCACACCGAGGTCGCCATCATCGGCACGCCCGGGGAACGCGCGCCGCTGGAGGCGGTCGCGGCCCGTCACGCGCTGCCGTTCACGGCGCTGGCCTTCACGGAGGCGGGCGGTGACCTGCCCGTGCTGGAGGCCCGGCCCGGCGGCGGCCTGGGCTTCGTGTGCGTGAACCGCACCTGCGACCTGCCCACCCGGGACGCGGCCGCGTTCGACGCGCAACTGGCCCGCCTGAACAGCTGACCGCAGAGGGAAACAGCAGGAGGGAGGCCCCGACAACTGAAGTCCGGGGCCTCCCTCCTGCTGGTGTTCGCCGTTACTGCGGGCGGAGTTCCTGCACGCCGCCGGGCGCGGCGACAAACGCTATCTGCGCCATGCCCAGGAACAGGCCGGTGTCGATCACGCCGAGGGTGCCTTTCAGCTGCCGTTCCAGCGCGTGGATGTCGTGACCTTCGGGAATCTGCGCGTCGAAGATCAGGTTGCCGTTGTCGGTGACGTAGGGTTGCGCGCCGTTCTGGCGCAGGCGACCGGCGCTCAGCACGGCGCGCAGGCGTTCGATGGTGCTCAGGAACCCGAAGCGGGCGATCTCGATGGGCAGCGGGGCTTTCTCGCCGATGCGGGTCACGACCTTGGTGTGGTCGGCGATGATCACCAGTTGCCGGGCCTGCACCTCGGTGAGTTTCTCGCGCAGCAGCGCGCCGCCCAGGCCCTTGATCAGGTTCAGGGCCGGGTCGATCTCATCGGCGCCGTCGATGGCGATGTCCAGCGGGCGCGGGTCGAGCGGTTCGACGGGAATGCCGACCTGCCGGGCCAGCACGTCACTGGCCTCGCTGGTGGCGACGCCGGTTATGCCGCTCAGTTCACCGGCGGCCAGTCGGCGGCCGATCTCCTCGATGGCGTACTTGGCGGTGCTGCCAGTGCCCAGGCCCACGCGCATGCCGCTGCCGACCAGGGCGACGGCGCGAATGGCAGCTTCCTTTTTCAGACCTTCCAGGTCGGCGCTCACGCGGTTTCCTGGGCGCGGTGTTTCTCGATGGCGGCGGCCACGTGGTCGGCGTGCCCGTCGACTTTCACGGCCAGCCAGGATTTCACCAGGGTACCGTCCGGGGCGATCAGGAACGTCTGGCGTTTGATGCCCTCGGTGACCTTGCCGTACATGTTCTTGGTGCCGTACGACCCGACCTGGCGCAGGAAGGCCGCGCCGTCGTCGCTCAGGAGCGGGAAGGGCAGCGAGTACTTCTCGGCGAAGCTGGCGTGGCTGCCGGCGTCGTCAGCGCTGACGCCCAGGATGGCGGCCCCCAGGACCTTCAGGGCGGCGTTGTCGCGGAAGTCGCAGGCTTCTTTCGTGCAGCCGGGCGTGTCGTCCTTGGGGTACACGTACAGCACCACGTACTTCCCGGCGTAGTCAGTCAGGGCGTGCGTGTGGCCCTGGGCGTCGGGCAGGGCGAAGGCGGGGAACGGCTGGCCGGCCTGCGGCGGGGTGGGTTGGTCGGTCATGACCTTCCCAGGGTAGCGTGCGCGGCCCCGCAGCGGGCAACCAGCGCCGGACGTTCAATCTTCTTACCCTTGTCTGCGTATGCTGGGGGGGTGAAGCTTGCGCCGTACATTGACCATACCCTGCTTAAACCCACCGCCACCGCTGGCGATATTCAGAAACTGTGCGCCGAGGCCCGTGAGCATTCGTTCTACGCCGTATGCATCAACCCGGTGTTCATCCCGCTGGCGAAAGCCGAACTGGAAGGCAGCGGCGTGAAGATCGCGACCGTGTGCGGGTTCCCGCTGGGAGCCGTCAGCCCGGACCAGAAGGCCGTGGAGGCCCGCCTGAGCGTCGAGGCCGGCGCGGACGAGGTGGACATGGTGATTCATATCGGCGCGGCGCTGGCGAACGACTGGGACGCCGTGCAGGCCGACGTGCGCGCGGTGCGCCGCGCCATTCCGGACTCGGTGCTGAAGGTGATCATCGAGACCTGCTACCTGAATGAGGACCAGAAGCGCGGCGCGACCGAGGCGGCCGTGCTGGGCGGCGCGGACTTCGTGAAGACCAGCACGGGCTTCGGCACGGGCGGCGCGACCCTGGACGACGTTCGCCTGATGGCGCAGGTCATCGCGGGACGCGCGCAGATCAAGGCGGCGGGTGGCGTGCGCAGCGCCCAGGACGCGCTGGACATGATCGAGGCCGGGGCCACGCGCCTGGGCACGTCGGGCGGCGTGGCGCTGGTGGCGGGCGAGCAAAGCGGCGAGGGGTACTAATGACGGGCGTTTCAGGCGGCGCGGACCTCACCGCGCCGCGGGTGGTGCTGGCGTCCGGCAGTCCCCGGCGGCGTGAGCTGCTGGGCGGGCTGGGCGTGACCTTCGAGGTGATCGTCAGCGGCGAGGACGAGGACAGCACCCAGACGGACCCGCACGCGCTGGCAGCGGAGCTGGCGCTGCTCAAGGGCCGCTCGGTGGCGCGCGCGCACCCGGACGCCGTGGTCCTCGCGGCGGATACGGTGGTCGCGGTGGGCGCGGCGCTGCTGGCCAAGCCGGCCACGGCCGCCGAGAACGAGGCGTTCCTGCGGGAACTGTCGGGCCGCACGCATGACGTGTACACCGGCGTGGCAGCCCTGCACGGCGCGGCCGAATCGGTCGAGGTGGCCCGCACCCGCGTGACCTTCCGCACGCTGGACGACGCGGAAATCGCGCATTACGCCGCGACGGGCGAGGGGCTGGACAAGGCCGGCGGGTACGGCATCCAGGGCCTGGGGATGGCGCTGGTCGAGCGTCTGGACGGCGAGTACTCGAACGTGGTGGGCTTTCCGCTGTCGGTCGTGATCCGCCTGCTGCGCGGGGCGGGCGTGCCCGTGTGGGGCAGCCTGCGCGGCGCCGCGCCGCCCGTGGAGGTCGCCGGGGCGTGAGCGAGGGCCGTAAACTCCTGCTGGTCACGCTGGGCCTGCTATTTCTCAGCATGGTCACCACCCGGTTTCAGGTGGTGGCGCCGTCGGCCCTGCGGGGAGGTACGGCTCCCATCACGCGGGCGTCGGTCGTGGTGGCCGACAACATCCGCCGGGCATACGTGACGCTGGTCGATGAACGGGACCTGTCGCGCGAGGTCGGAAAGCTGGGCAAGCAGAACGACGTGCTGCGCCAGCAGAACGAACTGTTGCAGCGCGAGGTCTCACGACTCAAGCAGGTGATGAACATCACGACCACGCAGGCTCCGAACGCACTGGGGATCGCGCAGGTGATCGCCGTGGATCCCAGCCCCCTGCTGGCGCGGCTGGACCTGAACATCGGGTCGCAGGACGGTGTGCGGCTGCGTATGCCGGTCACCGTTCCCGCCGGACTGGTCGGGCAGATCACGGACGTGTCGGATCACCGCTCGACGGTCGTGGCACTGGTGGACCCGGAAAGCAGCGTGGGCGTCACGCTCCAGGGCAACAAGGGTGGGCGCGGGCTGGCGCGCGGCGTGCCGCCGGACCGGCTGCGCGCCGAATTCTCGCGCAGCGTGCCCATCAAGGTCGGGGACGTGCTGGTCACGAACAGTCTGGGCGGCGTCTTCCCGGTCGGGATCCGGGTGGGCACGGTCGAGAAGGTGCTGCCGCTCGGCCCGAACGACATCAGCCGGACCGTCATCGTGAAACCCAGCGTGGACGTGGGCGTGGTCGAGGACGTCACGCTGCTGGAGGGCCTGTGATACGGATTCCGTCTGTTTCGTTCACAACCCGCCCATGCACCGGGTTGCCAACTCCACGCCCGGAACCCGCCCTGCTCCCACTCGCGTCCGCTCGAACTGAACGGTTATTACAAACCATTCAGTCGGAGTCCATATGAGAAACGCCTACCCTGTCCCGCGCGGTCCGCTGCGCTGGGTCAAACTGCTTGTGTACGCCGCGCTGCTGATCGCCGCGCAGGGCGTGCTGTCGCGCCTGTCGGACGCCGCCGGGATTCCTGCGCCGGACCTGTTCCTGCTGACGGGCGCGGCGCTGGTGTGGCGGCTGCCGCCCGCCTGGGCCCTGGCCGCCGCGTACGGCGTGGGGCTGGGTCAGGACCTGCTGGGCAGCGGCACGTTGGGCCTGCACGCGGCGGGCGTCATGGGCGGCGCGCTGCTGGCGCTGCTGGTACGGCGCTACGTGGCCGATAGCGGGCTGTTCCAGTCGCTGCTGACGGTCCTGCTGGCCGTGACCGGCGAGTGGCTGGCCTTCCTGCTCCTGAACTACTGGCTGCGCGCGGACCTGATCACGGTGGAGCTCCTCCGCACGACCGTGCCGCTGCTGCTGGCGGGCACGCTGGTCGTCTTCCCGCTGTGGGACCGGCTGGTGTCGTGGACCTTCGGTTCGCGCAGCGGTCCCGAGGAGCAGCTCGCGTGAGCCGCGCCGGGGAAGCCCTGGACCGCCGGGTCCGCAGTCGCCGCCGGGCGGCCGCGAAGGCCCGCACGCGGCGCGCGTCGCAGGAAGGAGCGGCGCGGGTCAAGTGGACGGCCCTGACCTTCAGCCTGGGCCTCCTGGCCCTGGGCGGCCGGCTGTACCAGTTGCAGATCGTGCAGCACGACCAGTTCGCGGTGCGTTCGGCCAGCAACTACCAGCGGGACGAGGTGGTGCCCGCCCTGCGCGGCGAGATCCGCACCCGCGACGGCGTGCTGCTGGCCACCAACCGGCTGGCCGTGGACCTCGTGTACACGGGCCGCCGCAACCCCAGCGATCCCGAGCAGGCGATTCCGTCGTGGGACAAGATCGTGTACCTGGCGGGCATCAAACCCGAGGCGCTCAGTGGCGGGCAGCCACGCGAACCGGACCGGCAACGCGAGGCGGAAACGGTCCTGGCGCGCAACATTCCCCAGGAGAAACTCTCGGCGCTATACGAGTACACGGTGCTGGTCCCCAGCCTGGAACTGCGCGAACGGGTCGAGCGGGTGTACCCGGAAGGCAAGATGGCCGGGCACCTGCTGGGCTACGTGCAGGAAGCCACACAGAAGCAGATCGAGGAGGAAGGCTACACGCTGGGCGACCTGGTGGGCCGCAGCGGACTGGAGTACAGCCTTCAGGAGACCCTGCAGGGCAAGAACGGCCTGAAACGCCGCGAGGTCACGGCGGGCGGAAAACCGCAGACCGAGCGGATCATCACGCCCGGCAAGAAGGGGCAGGACGTGGCGCTGACCATCGACTCGACCCTTCAGCGGACCGCCGAGCGGGCGCTGCGGGAGGGCCTGAGCGACGTGAACGCGGGCCGCGCGAAGTACGGCAAGCCCGCCGAGCCTTACACGCGCGGCGCGGTGATCGCCATTGACCCGCGCACCAACGAGATCCTGGCGATGGCCAGCAGTCCGGCGTACGACCCGAACTGGTTCTCGCGGGTGCCCAGCCCGGACCCGGTCGCCAAGAACTGGGCCATCGACCCGAACCGCCCCCTGGCGGAACTGGACGCCGTGACCACCAACCGCGTGGTGCAGGCGTACAACCCGGGCAGCGTGTTCAAGATCGCCACGACCCTGATGTACGTGGAGAAGTGGGGCAATTTCACGATGAACTGCGCGCCCTCGTACTACTTCGGGCGGGCGCGGTTCAACAACTGGGCGCACTACAGCCTGGGCCCGGTGGATGGCCGCAAGGCCGTGGCGTTCTCGTGCAACCCGTGGTACTACGATTCGGCGGCGCGAGCCGGTCCGGAGGCGTACTCGCGGCAGCTCAAGTCCCGCCTGACGGAACTGGGGTACAACAGCGAGACCGGCGTGGAACTGGTCGGCGAGAAGACCGGCCTGCTGCTCGACGTGGATGATTACACCAGTCCCGAAGCTCCGTGGTACCCGGGGTTCGGCCTGAACATGAGCATCGGTCAGGGGGACGTGCTGGTCACGCCCGCGCAGGTCATCTCGGTGATGTCCACCATCGTGAACGGCGGGCAGAAACGCCCCCTGACGGCCCTGAAAGCGGTCGGCGGGGTACCGGTTCCCCGCAAACCGGCCGTCAACGTGGTCCGCAACGGCAACACCGACGTGTTCGACTTGGTGAAGGAAGGCATGTCCTGGACGACCAGCATTCCCACCGGCACGTCCCGGCACGAGGTCGGCCCGCTGCTGTTCCCCGTACGGACCGGCGGGAAGACCGGCACGGCCGAGAACGGCCTGAGCCGCCGGGGCGGGTACGCGTACACCCACGCGTGGTACGAGGGGTACGGGCCGCTGTCCAGCCCGAACTTCGCGGTCGTGGCGTTCTTCCAGAACGGCGGCGAGGGCTCCGGCCCGGCCCTGAAAGCCGTGAAGAAGATGTTCGCCGCGCGCTGGTGCGTGACCCTGAACGAACAGGGCAGCGCCCTGCCCCTGAACACCCAGCAGCCCTGCACGGGCGAACTCGACCAGATGCATCAGGTGTACAAGATCCGGGCGCAGCGGGCCTCGGCGGCCGGGGCGGCCAGCGGCACCCAGCAGCCCTGAATGGCCACCCCATGCAGGCAGAGGCCGGAGCATTCGCCCCGGCCTCTCTATGTATTGAAGTCTGTTGAGGTCTGTCGATCTTCACGCGGCGGGCGCGGGGCCCGGTCTACTCGACGCGGGTTTCGACGATGATCTCGCTGTTCAGGGTCGCGGCGACCGAGCAGTACTTCTCGTGGCTGAGGTGCGCGGCCTTCCCGAGCGCCTCGCCGGTCACGCCTTCCCCGCTGGCGATGTGGCGCACCGTGATGTGCGTGTAGCGTTTCGGGTCGGTGTCGGCCCGCTCGCCCTCGACCTCGATGCGGTAGGTGGCCAGGGGCGTGCGGCGTTTTTTCATGATCTCGACCACGTCGTAGGCGGTGCAGGTGGCCAGCGCGCCCAGCAGGGCTTCCATGGGCGACACGCCCACCTTGGTGGGGCTGTTGTCGATCAGTAGCTGGTGCCCGCTCTCGCTGACGCCCAGGTAGCGTTGCTCGCCGAGCCACGTGACATTCAGGGTCTTTTTCATGCGCGCAGGCTACCGTGCGCCCCGCGTGAAGATGGTGTCTCTGTCCAACCTGCCCGCACGGCACCCACCCGCACGGCGGAGCGGCCATCAGGTGCG includes:
- a CDS encoding arginine--tRNA ligase yields the protein MDLKAQLKQAVETAAAGLGAPLDVAIQETPATKPGDYGTPAAFQIAKTLGGNPVQVAQQLAQAVVLPQGISRVEAAGPFLNFFVDVAAFVRGVVEQPFAMPALGGKVVIEHTSVNPNKELHVGHLRNVVLGDSMARIFRAAGHTVEVQNYIDDTGRQAAESLFAAAHYGLTWDGLQKYDHWMGEGYVRLNADPAKAELEAGITAIMHRLEAGELRGEVEKIVHAHLQTCFRLGARYDLLAWESDVVGSGFLGHGLNILEGSPYTSHPTEGKFAGAFVMDVSAFMPNLEESNVVLRRTDGTAMYVAKDVGYQFWKFGLFEGMKFKPFTTDPEGNTIWTSAPDGQPDAEGRFGHAQEVINVIDSRQEHPQKIVKASLGVAGETEKEARSIHLSYAFVTLEGQTISGRKGVTVSADAAMDEAQTRALSALTELNPALAAREDAAEIARRIGTGAIRFAMLKAEPTRKIDFRWEQALALNGDTAPYVQYAAVRAANILRKGAEAGYATDGTGAAWDALPDIDLALAKTVAKLPEVVAQSVRAHSPHVVAQYALDLATAFNAWYNARDKQGKPATNVLASPEGLREARLALVARLRVAFEETLALIGIEIPAAM
- a CDS encoding transglutaminase-like domain-containing protein, giving the protein MSEPTRATLPESQPEFLNPVRIRAGFRLTFDVPFPTPMLFVVQPADRLHPTGTRQRIVQQQALGEAQGIHTFTDQHGNTIWRALAPAGTFTLGHDLIAEITRNPDPILPDLPKTPVEALPDETIAYLLPSRYVDSDLISNDAWTRFGNIQGGWATVQAISEFLYASCRYGAGSTSSTTASQALDSGRAVCRDFAHMGVAYCRALNIPARYVCGYLPDIDIKPDPVPMDFHAWFEAFIDGQWRTFDARHNRPRAGRIIIAQGRDASDVAFTTTFGNARLTSMTVWADEAPDGMTLNDPPNPRVF
- a CDS encoding thioredoxin domain-containing protein, with the translated sequence MNRLAQESSPYLAQHADNPVDWWPWGQEAFAEAARRGVPVLLSVGYSTCHWCHVMAHESFEDEATAAFMNRHFVNVKVDREERPDVDAVYMAATQAMTGQGGWPMTVFLTDAGEPFYAGTYFPPQDGHGLPSFMRVMGSVERAWREERDKLLGNAQALTEHVREAAQPRPSVGSFGPELLERGVENLRRAFDADRGGFGGAPKFPAPTTLDFLLTRADGRHMALHTLRRMLAGGLHDQLGGGFHRYSVDDAWRVPHFEKMLYDNAQLTRTLLRAYQVSGDGAFAQAARAALEYLRREMLSPDGGFYSAQDADTHTEHGGVEGLTFTWTSAEVQAALAAGGPGHEEDAALIARHLGITDPGNFEDPHQRSYGRRSVPFVAAPVPDLAAELGQPEADVQARLDGLKARLLTARQARTQPGTDDKVLTSWNGLALAAFADAARILREPTYLEVAHRNADFVRAHLRQPDGTLRHVWSGAQARVDGLLEDHALYALGLIALFQAGGDPADLHWARELWQITQRDFWNDEAGVFMASGGRAEALLTRQAQGFDSAVISDNAAGALLALWMDRYFALPGAEDTARRTVQSFRDDMLAATGGFGGLWQAAAFLHAPHTEVAIIGTPGERAPLEAVAARHALPFTALAFTEAGGDLPVLEARPGGGLGFVCVNRTCDLPTRDAAAFDAQLARLNS
- the rpiA gene encoding ribose 5-phosphate isomerase A; this translates as MSADLEGLKKEAAIRAVALVGSGMRVGLGTGSTAKYAIEEIGRRLAAGELSGITGVATSEASDVLARQVGIPVEPLDPRPLDIAIDGADEIDPALNLIKGLGGALLREKLTEVQARQLVIIADHTKVVTRIGEKAPLPIEIARFGFLSTIERLRAVLSAGRLRQNGAQPYVTDNGNLIFDAQIPEGHDIHALERQLKGTLGVIDTGLFLGMAQIAFVAAPGGVQELRPQ
- a CDS encoding peroxiredoxin produces the protein MTDQPTPPQAGQPFPAFALPDAQGHTHALTDYAGKYVVLYVYPKDDTPGCTKEACDFRDNAALKVLGAAILGVSADDAGSHASFAEKYSLPFPLLSDDGAAFLRQVGSYGTKNMYGKVTEGIKRQTFLIAPDGTLVKSWLAVKVDGHADHVAAAIEKHRAQETA
- the deoC gene encoding deoxyribose-phosphate aldolase produces the protein MKLAPYIDHTLLKPTATAGDIQKLCAEAREHSFYAVCINPVFIPLAKAELEGSGVKIATVCGFPLGAVSPDQKAVEARLSVEAGADEVDMVIHIGAALANDWDAVQADVRAVRRAIPDSVLKVIIETCYLNEDQKRGATEAAVLGGADFVKTSTGFGTGGATLDDVRLMAQVIAGRAQIKAAGGVRSAQDALDMIEAGATRLGTSGGVALVAGEQSGEGY
- a CDS encoding Maf family nucleotide pyrophosphatase, which produces MTGVSGGADLTAPRVVLASGSPRRRELLGGLGVTFEVIVSGEDEDSTQTDPHALAAELALLKGRSVARAHPDAVVLAADTVVAVGAALLAKPATAAENEAFLRELSGRTHDVYTGVAALHGAAESVEVARTRVTFRTLDDAEIAHYAATGEGLDKAGGYGIQGLGMALVERLDGEYSNVVGFPLSVVIRLLRGAGVPVWGSLRGAAPPVEVAGA
- the mreC gene encoding rod shape-determining protein MreC, giving the protein MSEGRKLLLVTLGLLFLSMVTTRFQVVAPSALRGGTAPITRASVVVADNIRRAYVTLVDERDLSREVGKLGKQNDVLRQQNELLQREVSRLKQVMNITTTQAPNALGIAQVIAVDPSPLLARLDLNIGSQDGVRLRMPVTVPAGLVGQITDVSDHRSTVVALVDPESSVGVTLQGNKGGRGLARGVPPDRLRAEFSRSVPIKVGDVLVTNSLGGVFPVGIRVGTVEKVLPLGPNDISRTVIVKPSVDVGVVEDVTLLEGL
- a CDS encoding Rod shape-determining protein MreD, which encodes MRNAYPVPRGPLRWVKLLVYAALLIAAQGVLSRLSDAAGIPAPDLFLLTGAALVWRLPPAWALAAAYGVGLGQDLLGSGTLGLHAAGVMGGALLALLVRRYVADSGLFQSLLTVLLAVTGEWLAFLLLNYWLRADLITVELLRTTVPLLLAGTLVVFPLWDRLVSWTFGSRSGPEEQLA